In the genome of Gadus morhua chromosome 14, gadMor3.0, whole genome shotgun sequence, one region contains:
- the ube2q1 gene encoding ubiquitin-conjugating enzyme E2 Q1 isoform X3: MSVSGLKAELKFLESIFDPNHERFRIIDWKPDELSCQFNVTGEKLLIIHCNITESYPSTPPIWFVDSDDPSLTQVLERLEDVRRGNTLLLQQLKKLICDLCRLYNLPQHPDVEMLDQPLPAGPVGPDRKHGTTDEVTSEEEEEEEMGEDIEDLDHYDMKEEEPVDGKKSEDDGIEKENLAILEKIRKNQRQDHLNGAVSGSVQASDRLMKELREIYRSQSYKTGIYSVELVNDSLYEWHVKLRTVDPDSPLHSDLQVLKEKEGMDYILLNFSYKDNFPFDPPFVRVVSPVLSGGYVLGGGALCMELLTKQGWSSAYSIESVIMQINATLVKGKARVQFGANKNQYNLARAQQSYKSLVQIHEKNGWYTPPKEDG; the protein is encoded by the exons ATGTCGGTGTCGGGGCTTAAGGCCGAGCTGAAGTTCCTGGAGTCCATTTTCGACCCGAACCACGAACGATTCAGGATCATCGACTGGAAGCCCGACGAACTGAGCTGCCAGTTCAACGTGACGGGGGAGAAGCTGCTGATTATCCACTGTAACATCACG GAGTCCTATCCGTCCACACCGCCCATATGGTTCGTAGACTCCGATGACCCCAGCCTAACGCAAGTCTTGGAGCGGTTGGaggatgtcagaagaggcaatACATTG CTTCTGCAGCAGCTGAAGAAGCTCATCTGTGATCTCTGCCGCCTGTACAACCTCCCCCAGCACCCCGATGTGGAGATGCTGGATCAGCCCCTACCTGCAGGGCCAGTGGGGCCTGACCGAAAG CATGGGACGACAGACGAGGTCActtctgaggaagaggaggaggaagagatgggagAG GACATCGAGGACCTCGACCACTACGACATGAAAGAGGAGGAGCCGGTGGACGGAAAGAAGTCGGAGGACGACGGCATCGAGAAGGAGAACCTGGCCATCCTGGAGAAGATCCGCAAGAACCAGAGGCAGGACCACTTGAAC GGTGCCGTCTCTGGCTCGGTGCAGGCCTCGGACcggctgatgaaggagctgaggGAGATCTACCGATCCCAGAGCTACAAGACGG GTATCTACTCGGTGGAGCTTGTCAACGACAGCCTCTATGAATGGCATGTCAAGCTGAGAAC AGTGGACCCGGACAGCCCTTTGCACAGTGATCTCCAGGTGCTGAAGGAAAAGGAGGGGATGGACTACATACTCCTCAACTTCTCATATAAA GATAACTTCCCCTTCGATCCTCCGTTCGTGCGAGTGGTTTCCCCGGTTCTCTCCGGAGG ATACGTTCTCGGAGGAGGAGCCCTGTGCATGGAGCTTCTGACCAAGCAG GGTTGGAGTAGTGCCTATTCAATAGAGTCTGTCATCATGCAGATCAACGCCACTTTAGTCAAAGGAAAAGCCAGAGTGCAGTTTGGAGCCAATAAG AACCAGTACAACCTTGCAAGAGCACAACAGTCCTACAAATCCCTGGTTCAGATCCACGAAAAGAATG GTTGGTACACCCCACCTAAAGAGGATGGCTAG
- the chrnb4 gene encoding neuronal acetylcholine receptor subunit beta-4, with protein MDSIHQAGNRCAESEERLMNRLLVKQHYNKLIRPAINRSERVTITLQVSLAQLISVNEREQIMTTNVWLTQYWVDYRLVWDPSKYEGIEKLCIPSKQIWLPDIVLYNNADGTYEVTVFTNAIVQFNGSIFWLPPAIYKSACKIEVKHFPFDQQNCTLKFRSWTYDHTELDLVLKSEVASIDDFTPSGEWDILALPGRRTTNPLDPTYVDLTYDFIIKRKPLFYTINLIIPCVLITSLAILVFYLPSDCGEKITLCISVLLALTVFLLLISKIVPPTSLDVPLIGKYLMFTMVLVTFSIITSVCVLNVHHRSPSTHTMPYWVKVVFLIRMPAFLFMRRPRDHLAQPRPNKQPNTRPTRSVLGKGRPPPKTGITVSSSSATLLASDSVFSIPGHFYNRDAIPPLTHRHMNRRVDGGSFPVGSSCSQDLRPRTGRDWSAELQEAVDGVRLVADHIMEDHDDQGVIEDWKYVAMVVDRLFLWVFLIVCVVGTLGLFLQPAFQKPIVPTLQLSSETPRI; from the exons ATGGATTCCATTCATCAAGCAG GTAACAGATGTGCGGAATCTGAAGAGCGCCTCATGAACCGGCTGCTTGTGAAACAGCATTACAACAAGCTGATCCGCCCAGCGATAAACAGGTCGGAGAGGGTGACCATCACACTGCAAGTGTCTCTGGCACAACTCATCAGCGTG AACGAAAGGGAGCAGATTATGACAACCAATGTCTGGCTCACTCAG TACTGGGTGGACTACAGATTGGTCTGGGACCCCTCGAAATATGAAGGCATCGAGAAGCTGTGCATTCCCTCCAAACAAATCTGGCTGCCCGACATTGTTCTGTACAATAA TGCGGACGGCACCTATGAGGTGACGGTGTTCACCAACGCCATCGTGCAATTCAACGGCAGTATCTTCTGGCTCCCGCCCGCCATCTACAAGAGCGCCTGTAAGATCGAAGTGAAGCACTTCCCCTTCGACCAGCAGAACTGCACCCTCAAGTTCCGCTCCTGGACCTATGACCACACCGAGCTGGACCTGGTCCTGAAGTCTGAGGTGGCCAGCATCGACGACTTCACACCCAGTGGAGAGTGGGACATCCTGGCCCTTCCAGGCAGGCGGACCACCAACCCTCTGGACCCCACCTACGTGGACCTAACCTATGACTTCATCATCAAGAGGAAGCCCCTCTTCTACACCATCAACCTCATCATCCCCTGCGTGCTGATCACCTCCTTGGCCATCCTGGTCTTCTACTTGCCCTCAGACTGCGGGGAGAAGATCACCTTATGTATCTCCGTCCTCCTAGCGCTCACTGTGTTCCTTCTCCTCATTTCCAAGATCGTTCCGCCGACATCCCTGGACGTGCCGCTGATCGGCAAGTACCTGATGTTCACCATGGTGCTGGTGACCTTCTCCATcatcaccagtgtgtgtgtgctcaacgtgcacCACCGCTCGCCCAGCACACACACCATGCCCTACTGGGTCAAGGTGGTGTTCCTGATCAGGATGCCCGCCTTTCTATTCATGAGACGACCTCGAGATCACCTGGCGCAGCCGAGACCCAATAAGCAGCCAAACACGAGGCCTACCAGGTCCGTGCTGGGCAAGGGACGGCCTCCTCCTAAAACAGGCATCACCgtgtcctcttcctctgccacTCTCCTCGCCTCTGACTCTGTCTTCTCCATCCCGGGACACTTTTACAACCGGGATGCCATTCCCCCactgacacacaggcacatgaaCCGTAGAGTGGATGGAGGGTCTTTCCCCGTTGGCTCCTCGTGCAGCCAGGACCTCAGGCCCAGAACCGGCCGGGACTGGTCCGCAGAGCTCCAGGAGGCGGTGGATGGGGTCCGCCTCGTTGCCGATCACATAATGGAAGATCACGATGATCAGGGT GTAATTGAGGACTGGAAGTATGTGGCTATGGTGGTGGATCGTCTGTTCCTGTGGGTCTTCCtgatagtgtgtgtggtgggaacGCTTGGCCTGTTCCTACAGCCTGCTTTCCAGAAGCCCATCGTTCCAACTCTGCAGCTAAGCTCAGAGACTCCTCGCATCTGA
- the ube2q1 gene encoding ubiquitin-conjugating enzyme E2 Q1 isoform X2 has translation MSVSGLKAELKFLESIFDPNHERFRIIDWKPDELSCQFNVTGEKLLIIHCNITESYPSTPPIWFVDSDDPSLTQVLERLEDVRRGNTLLLQQLKKLICDLCRLYNLPQHPDVEMLDQPLPAGPVGPDRKHGTTDEVTSEEEEEEEMGEDIEDLDHYDMKEEEPVDGKKSEDDGIEKENLAILEKIRKNQRQDHLNVSAHSGAVSGSVQASDRLMKELREIYRSQSYKTGIYSVELVNDSLYEWHVKLRTVDPDSPLHSDLQVLKEKEGMDYILLNFSYKDNFPFDPPFVRVVSPVLSGGYVLGGGALCMELLTKQGWSSAYSIESVIMQINATLVKGKARVQFGANKYNLARAQQSYKSLVQIHEKNGWYTPPKEDG, from the exons ATGTCGGTGTCGGGGCTTAAGGCCGAGCTGAAGTTCCTGGAGTCCATTTTCGACCCGAACCACGAACGATTCAGGATCATCGACTGGAAGCCCGACGAACTGAGCTGCCAGTTCAACGTGACGGGGGAGAAGCTGCTGATTATCCACTGTAACATCACG GAGTCCTATCCGTCCACACCGCCCATATGGTTCGTAGACTCCGATGACCCCAGCCTAACGCAAGTCTTGGAGCGGTTGGaggatgtcagaagaggcaatACATTG CTTCTGCAGCAGCTGAAGAAGCTCATCTGTGATCTCTGCCGCCTGTACAACCTCCCCCAGCACCCCGATGTGGAGATGCTGGATCAGCCCCTACCTGCAGGGCCAGTGGGGCCTGACCGAAAG CATGGGACGACAGACGAGGTCActtctgaggaagaggaggaggaagagatgggagAG GACATCGAGGACCTCGACCACTACGACATGAAAGAGGAGGAGCCGGTGGACGGAAAGAAGTCGGAGGACGACGGCATCGAGAAGGAGAACCTGGCCATCCTGGAGAAGATCCGCAAGAACCAGAGGCAGGACCACTTGAACGTAAGTGCTCATTCG GGTGCCGTCTCTGGCTCGGTGCAGGCCTCGGACcggctgatgaaggagctgaggGAGATCTACCGATCCCAGAGCTACAAGACGG GTATCTACTCGGTGGAGCTTGTCAACGACAGCCTCTATGAATGGCATGTCAAGCTGAGAAC AGTGGACCCGGACAGCCCTTTGCACAGTGATCTCCAGGTGCTGAAGGAAAAGGAGGGGATGGACTACATACTCCTCAACTTCTCATATAAA GATAACTTCCCCTTCGATCCTCCGTTCGTGCGAGTGGTTTCCCCGGTTCTCTCCGGAGG ATACGTTCTCGGAGGAGGAGCCCTGTGCATGGAGCTTCTGACCAAGCAG GGTTGGAGTAGTGCCTATTCAATAGAGTCTGTCATCATGCAGATCAACGCCACTTTAGTCAAAGGAAAAGCCAGAGTGCAGTTTGGAGCCAATAAG TACAACCTTGCAAGAGCACAACAGTCCTACAAATCCCTGGTTCAGATCCACGAAAAGAATG GTTGGTACACCCCACCTAAAGAGGATGGCTAG
- the ube2q1 gene encoding ubiquitin-conjugating enzyme E2 Q1 isoform X1: protein MSVSGLKAELKFLESIFDPNHERFRIIDWKPDELSCQFNVTGEKLLIIHCNITESYPSTPPIWFVDSDDPSLTQVLERLEDVRRGNTLLLQQLKKLICDLCRLYNLPQHPDVEMLDQPLPAGPVGPDRKHGTTDEVTSEEEEEEEMGEDIEDLDHYDMKEEEPVDGKKSEDDGIEKENLAILEKIRKNQRQDHLNVSAHSGAVSGSVQASDRLMKELREIYRSQSYKTGIYSVELVNDSLYEWHVKLRTVDPDSPLHSDLQVLKEKEGMDYILLNFSYKDNFPFDPPFVRVVSPVLSGGYVLGGGALCMELLTKQGWSSAYSIESVIMQINATLVKGKARVQFGANKNQYNLARAQQSYKSLVQIHEKNGWYTPPKEDG, encoded by the exons ATGTCGGTGTCGGGGCTTAAGGCCGAGCTGAAGTTCCTGGAGTCCATTTTCGACCCGAACCACGAACGATTCAGGATCATCGACTGGAAGCCCGACGAACTGAGCTGCCAGTTCAACGTGACGGGGGAGAAGCTGCTGATTATCCACTGTAACATCACG GAGTCCTATCCGTCCACACCGCCCATATGGTTCGTAGACTCCGATGACCCCAGCCTAACGCAAGTCTTGGAGCGGTTGGaggatgtcagaagaggcaatACATTG CTTCTGCAGCAGCTGAAGAAGCTCATCTGTGATCTCTGCCGCCTGTACAACCTCCCCCAGCACCCCGATGTGGAGATGCTGGATCAGCCCCTACCTGCAGGGCCAGTGGGGCCTGACCGAAAG CATGGGACGACAGACGAGGTCActtctgaggaagaggaggaggaagagatgggagAG GACATCGAGGACCTCGACCACTACGACATGAAAGAGGAGGAGCCGGTGGACGGAAAGAAGTCGGAGGACGACGGCATCGAGAAGGAGAACCTGGCCATCCTGGAGAAGATCCGCAAGAACCAGAGGCAGGACCACTTGAACGTAAGTGCTCATTCG GGTGCCGTCTCTGGCTCGGTGCAGGCCTCGGACcggctgatgaaggagctgaggGAGATCTACCGATCCCAGAGCTACAAGACGG GTATCTACTCGGTGGAGCTTGTCAACGACAGCCTCTATGAATGGCATGTCAAGCTGAGAAC AGTGGACCCGGACAGCCCTTTGCACAGTGATCTCCAGGTGCTGAAGGAAAAGGAGGGGATGGACTACATACTCCTCAACTTCTCATATAAA GATAACTTCCCCTTCGATCCTCCGTTCGTGCGAGTGGTTTCCCCGGTTCTCTCCGGAGG ATACGTTCTCGGAGGAGGAGCCCTGTGCATGGAGCTTCTGACCAAGCAG GGTTGGAGTAGTGCCTATTCAATAGAGTCTGTCATCATGCAGATCAACGCCACTTTAGTCAAAGGAAAAGCCAGAGTGCAGTTTGGAGCCAATAAG AACCAGTACAACCTTGCAAGAGCACAACAGTCCTACAAATCCCTGGTTCAGATCCACGAAAAGAATG GTTGGTACACCCCACCTAAAGAGGATGGCTAG